In the genome of Aedes aegypti strain LVP_AGWG chromosome 2, AaegL5.0 Primary Assembly, whole genome shotgun sequence, the window AAAAATTAGTCTGTTGGAACCAAAAACGGCGTTCTGAAACTGAACATAAAATGGTCACCTGTATTCAAAACGACCAGAATGACTTTCGATGGCCAGGAGAATTGTgactattctgcgcggcgtgtgaggtgacacgagtcgaatgaggtgacaattgtcgactcgctcccatttgattaacattagtcgtctcacgtcactcgcggtgagagcgagtcgtttcgactcacacgccgcgcagaataagcacgaatGTGTGAAAGACGTCATAATTATGGATTCTAGGCGAAAAACTATCTGAATTTGGTACAAAAACCCCAAAAAAGGCTAGTTTTCCCCTTTCGAAGCTtccggcaattcgaagcaaCACGGAATgtttaaaacttttatcaacTCAATTGGACTTGCGATTTATAGCACAACTGGATATCACCGAAGCTAGAAACTTGCAGGCTAATTGTAAAATTACTCAAGAAGCTGGAGATTCTTGGTGAATTGTTTCcgacaggaattctttcagaaagtcTCCAAAATATACTATATGTTTATGATTGTTTACTAAAATTCACTCAAGAACTTCGAGAGAGTGGTTTCGGGAGTTCTGTAGGGATTGCTGAACAGATCATCAACAGGTTCGTCTAGAAATACTTTGAGAAATCAAGAGCATCATCGTCCATCGCCAGCAGCACTACTACGTTCGTGGTGTGCATAACAAGCGAGCTTTGTTTAAGATGCACATATTTAGTAAACGATGCTACCGGTCTTGGGTTAATCCATGAATTGTTCCAACGAATCTTCAGGAATCTCCATGACAGTTATCCATACatgtttcagttatttgtcaagAAATAGTTCCAGGAATGCTCATGACAATTATTCCAAGAATATCTGGCTTTCATTCTGTAGGAATGATGTTACTTCGTGTTTTAAGTCATGAGTAGGACATCCTACTCAGGTATTTTTGTGCGCTGCTGTAGTATGTATTTGCTGCTGTGAATCttcgaacaaaatttgaagaatccatggagaataattttgtaaatgatcaaatgattgaaattcctagtaaaaaaatcttgaagaacttAATAAGGAATCCCTGGTCGaattaagaaatttctggtggaatagATAATGAATTTCCTTGgggaattttgaatcaattcctGAGACAATCCGTATGAAaatgactgaaaaaaaaacgaaaaaataggCGTAGAGGCTCTTTGAGGAGTTCTTGTAgggtttcctggaaaaatcctttgaaaatctctagaggaagTCCTGTATCTGGATTCTGTTAAGAgtaattcctgtggaaatttcGTTGGATTACATGGAGCaaaatctgaatatttttttttaaccattTCTTTCCGTTGGTGGCTCCAGAGCTCCAATAGTATCAACTATTGATGGAAAAATGAATTGCTATCAAAACACACCTTTTTTAACTGACATCGAAAAACTTAGCCCATTTGCAACATTATTTCATCGAGCACTttttagaaaaacattttttcataaagAAAATTTCGACCAATGTTGTGGAATAGTAAGGGTTATtacttctttcaaaaatctggagaaatttcttgatgaattcctagagaagATGGTGGGGAATTTCCAGAATATTCTACAAGAAATCATGAAGCTTTCCTCCACGAATCTGAAAATTGAAAGGATTCAATGCAAGGAGATAGAGGAAAATAGTAGAGACCATGTTGGTTAAGAAAGACCTTGCATTGTCAATAgcgactttttagagacttgcattaagaTTGATACCAAATCTCTAAAAAGTGATTTGCTACCAGCCTTGAAATTGGTGTTTAGAACTTGGTACAATTTAGTAATAGTTTAAATATAAGACACAGTTTAACATTATTAAACCAAACACAAAACCTaacttagccgagtggttagagtccgcggctacgaagcaaagccatcctgaaggtggctgggttcgattcccggtcggtccaggatcttttcgaagtAGAAATTTCCTTCGCTTCCCTGGGCCCTCGTATTtgccacacgatttacgaatgcgaaaatggcaactttggtaaaaaaaactttctctgttaagaactgtggaagtgctcttaggaacactaagctgagaagcaaactttgttccagtgaagacgtaatgcccaGAAGGAGAAGAACACGACTTTTGTGAAACACTTGATAAACACAAGAAATACCTGCCGTTGATCCGAGCAGCGACGAATCACCAACGAATATTTTCGGATCAGCACAACTCATCTAGCGCCGGGTTTTTCAATTtccaactgattttttattccGCATTGAACTTATTATGCTCACTTGTACTCATCAACCGCACTGTTTCGGAAATACGATCCAAACGCACTAGTTAATAATAATTGTTGATCACGGATCAAAAAGAAGCTTCCACCCATCAAGAGGAAACAGCTTACAGCTTAACCGGAGCGGGCTGTCCGACAAACTTGGCCTTGCGTTCCTCGGCgcgcttcagggattcctcgcGGGACAGATTGCCCTTCTTGGAGAATCGCAGGTTGTGCAGGAACTTCTGGCACATCTGTAAATAGGGCCAAACGTTTGGATACCGGTTTAAAGGACAAGCTACCGATATAATACTTACACCACGGGTCGATTCATTACGCTGGCGTTTTGGCTTGGTGATGCCATTCTTGTGGGCCTTTTGGTCTACGGACAACAGGAAACAAAATTAGTTCACTGACAATGGTTTATTACCACTATATAACTTACTCTGGTTGTGATTGGTGTGATTCTTGGACTTGGCCATTGTGTTGGGAGATTACTGCCTGAGGAAACGAAAGAAAACAAACGATGAAGACGGAAGGTTAGATGGAATTACAAACATTCGATTTTCAGAGCTAAAATTCATGGTGATGCGGATGATTTCACTTTGAAACGCTAGATATACCCAAAAGCTACGGGGTTCTATTTATTTTAAGGTGAAATTCTACCATTTACAATGATTTTTACACGAAATTTCACTCACTTTAGCAGAAACAGAACTTCAGTGCCACAAGTTGAAAACCGGAAAGAGTAAGCAAAGTGTTTGACAGATCAACTGTCAATCAAGCGGAAGTTTGTTGCAGGGATAGGACACGACATCATGGACAGGAGCGATTGATTACGCCGCCAGTGTCACATCCCCGAAAATACCGCATGACATTTTACCGTCGCGCGACTTCtaacattttttatcaatgCAGATATATTGATCAtcttattgtgctctgcaagataaatccacgtaatgcgattatctgaaaatgtcgatataaaTACCGTCgtagtgataataaaaatcactaaatgtttcagattgagcaaatttgaaacatttgtgccCTTCaaggacgaaaaaatccaagcctacttgcattttgacgttgcgtttgaattacgcgcatatcttctgcgcgttaccaccaccgctggatgtggatttaatataagcgccgcaatatgtttttttaaagTCCGGCGGCGGTCGTACGCCCGCAGCCATTACAGCGAACTGACACCCGCATGGTGAAATGACAATATTGTCTGTTTGAAGATAAATCCAATTATGGCGATTATCTGCCCATGTCTCCAAATATAAGCGTAGCGGTCACTGATCATACAGAACCTCCAACTTCCAAACACAGTACATGCACTAGACAGCAAGCACACTCATCGTGTTCAGTTGCTCCTGATATTTATCACTAATACATAGTTACACTTCTGTCATTCTGCGAAAACCACGTGCTTTCAATTTGAGCGGGAAAGCTTATTCAATTCATTTCACCCTGCGGGTGTCAGTTCGCTGTAATGGCTGCGGGCGTACGACCGCCGCCGGACTCTAAAAAAACATAAGATGATCAATAAATACTGTTACTGCAATGGACAGAGGCGTTCATAGTGCCACATTTATGCACTCAGGCAAatgaactatcgataaacatccccttatgaaaattcgccacaaggaatcgggttgaaattcgtAAATTTGCCTTAggcttcattcacaaatttcataacgctaaaaatggacattttcgacacccacccaccccctcgtaacgctttttgtatgaatattttacaaattttgtatgagccgtaacagcacaaggacacccacccacccccttcagcgttatgaaatttatgaatgagcccttatgaaaccgaaatttgaaaacaaaaatagtttacgcggcaaccaggaatcgaaccaaggaccttgcgatcgataggccttGATGTGgattgatgctaaaacgatacattgATTGATGCTAAAGCGTTCGtattcgagcctatgtcaatttaaatcaaagtacggaattgatgcagaatggcatttctttgcaacgtcacatggcaaaggtccttgtgatgctattggaggaaccataaagcgcatggccacaagagcaagtttatccaaagaacgtgagcatccaattaaaactgcaaaagcactatttgattgggcgaatcgcagaaaagaagaagatttaacaaaattatcattttgttttactactactgaagagtacgaattaacggcatcagagctcagcgagcaatataataacgcgaaaacgatccaaggaacccaaaaatttcactgtttcattccattgtcagaaaataaaattaaagcaaaactatactcgaactgtactgataatgatgcaaaagtgttcgatattgtaaaaaaattgaataacaataaataaataaataagtattaataaaatgttttcatgatctcataacgcatacccaaatccaaaacttttaaaatttatatataacatttagaaactcatcgatcatactctaaaaaaaaatatcctggtaaaaaaaaatattttcgtgtaatctgttaatttatttaaatttgtacgtatatacatatacatataatatttatacatatacataatatttatacatataatatacataatactaatgaatacataaaaacgacttgtttaattcacgcaaggcccttaacaataaaatcagcaacaaactgcggtcctaaaaaaaattaacaatgaaaaaaaaaattttttttcactaagtgtcaaatttgtgaaatatttgaaatgtcataacttttttgtttattggcttaccaaatcaccaaatttttatggtagatagctaatataatggaccgttttccctcaaaaaattacgttggtattccgatagggtttggagatatttgagtttttgtgacaaaaatgatgttttttaatgcaaaaaaaaatttttttttactgtgtgtattttttttttgaaatctttatttagttgtctaactttgtatctttagttgtctaacaatcgaacgaaccgtttttgctgtgcagctttttgaatatttttgaaccattttcacatacacccttttgaaaagttagtcgtgactcaacttgaagatttgatatcggaaaatgacgatttagatggaactgaaaaactgtgcaaagtttcagatatttttgaaatggtcgatcagaatcgacttgcatgcctccgtggaatccctcatatGGTGGAATGTTCTATTTGACACATTGAACTACCTCTCTTCTACATACCTTGATAACcactaacaaaatttgtttgcgtgcgTGTTTCTGAGTGAAAATGCCCTgtcataggcctattcacatgacgtctcaaatcagctgatcgggaagcactttgacagttcttctatgaaaatgacaggttCGTGTTAGCACCGTTCCTCCactgatgtaaacaaatgcatagacgaatctgtcacatgaaaaggcctatactgCATGACGGTGTAAATGAAGCGGTATTTTCGGGGGTACCCCTTGGTTGAAACGCTGCGAGCTGGatgtaaataaaaacaagttgttcttcaaaaactgcacaagaatcataaattttgtattactTGTGATTTGTAATTCGATAGATAATTTAAAGATAGTGCCTAAAATTTAATAGTTCCTTCCTATACAAAAATGCTCAACCTAAACGTGGGCATCCTAGGCCATGTGGACTCGGGGAAAACGACACTGGCCAAGGCCCTGAGCAGTATCTCCAGCACGGCGGCCTTCGACAAGAATCCACAATCGCAACAACGGGGAATCACGCTGGATCTGGGCTTTAGCGCCGTCCAGGTTCCCTTGCCGGATCATTTGAAGAAGGCGGACAATGAGCTACTGCAGTACACATTGGTGGATTGTCCGGGGCATGCCAGTTTAATCCGCACGATTATCGGAGGAGCGCAAATTATCGACATGATGATTCTGGTGGTGGACATCGGCAAAGGGATTCAAACGCAAACGGCCGAATGTCTGGTGATTGGGGAGCTGACCTGTCGACGGATGATTGTGGCGCTGAATAAAGTGGATACTGTGGAGGGGAGCAAACGGGAAAAGACCATCGAAAAGATGAAGAAAGGACTGGAGATGGCTCTGTCCAAAACGGTTTTTGCTGGATCGCCAATTGTAGAGATATCGGCTGCTAGTAATACAAACCTCGATAGACTCCTTGAAGTACTGGTGGAGTATTCAGTGCTTCCTGAGAGAAACTATGAAACTCCTTTCCTATTCGCTGTCGATCACTGCTTTGCCATAAAAGGTCAAGGAACGGTTTGTACGGGAACCGTTCTTCAGGGAAGCGTCAGGTTGAACGAAGatgtagaaattccaaagctGAAACTAGTCAGAAAGATCAAGTCCATGCAAATGTTCAAGCAGAGTCAACAAGTGGCGAAGCAGGGTGATCGTGTTGGAATATGTATTACACAGTTTGATCCCAAATTGCTGGAAAGAGGGCTGCTCTGCAAACCGGGATATGTATCGGATATATACGCGGCTGTTCTCCGAATGAATCCCATCAAGTACTACAAAGGCTCCCTGAAACATAAGGCCAAGTTCCACCTTACCTGTGGCTATGAGACAGTCATGGCAACCGTAACCCTTTTCAGAGGAAGCAACACGAATTTCTCTATTACTGAACAGTATGAGTTTGTGCAAGAGCTAGATCAGGATACAATCAGTGAAAACGCTTCGATCTTCGCTTTGCTAGAATTCGATAAACCAATCCAAGCCGTACCGAACGCCTTAGTCATTGGCTCCAAGCTGGACACCGATATCCATTCGAACACGTGCAGATTGGCATTCTTTGGCCGCTTAAATCATTGTTGCATCGACAAAGATTACCCcacaacattccttccccaattGCAAATATACAAAGAGAAGCATAAAACCGGAACTGTGCAGCGAGTGGTCAACGAAATGGAATTAATCTCCAGCGGACTGTTCAAGAAGGAGGGAAACAATAGAACGGCATTTGTAGGACTGAACGTTCAACTCAGCACCGGTGAAAGCGGTCGAATAGAGGACACCTTTGGGGCCAGCTCTAAGGTGAAGTTACGATTTAGGGAACCACTTTCCGAGGCAACGTTGGAACTGCTGAAGTGTAGGAAACCTTCAGAGCAGGTAACGGTGGTGGTGAAGTACAAGAAGTTTATGTTCCGAAAGGAGGGCAATAAAATCGTTCAATGAGGCTAGAGGGCGTGGAGTCTGATCCGAAATGTTCCTTTGGATGGCTTTGTTACCTacctatttaaattttaatgttcTAACTATCGACAAGAATAAGGttaaattttgctaaattaattttgaaaactcAAATTGGCGTTTGCCAGACAACTTTAATTGTGATGAAAATGTaggaaaaatgtattttattattgttcgttttgttgaggaatagattctcatgcacattttgaacgtggaaaaataaatactcacacgtcagtttctatggcactttaatagaagcacgcaacttgcattcaatgtacaatccaacataatgcgttacatgtgcgttacttgttggttttgttagctacgacgccatccaatatatggcaaacatggtgggagaatattttggtgtgacaaaattgtttgggtgtgagtctattagagggcaaaatcctcaatagaaTCTTGACTAATTTTTCTTCATATAGGCGATAGCAAGTCAGAATTAGCTAATTCAATTTCCATATTTTCAGAAACATAACGCAAGTTTTATTCGTCAATAGAATTAAGCCATAAAAGTTGAGCAATAGAATTTTTAATCCTCTTGCCACTGGCGTAGCTGGGAttgttttttggaggaattccagaggGCCTAGCATGTTGGTGGGGATTGCTtatcaaaccttccggtccgcctcatagttacgtactatttggtgctgggtgtagttcttgtttttccagctgtattgaaaagcatgagccatagtctttggcatacaatcgggtctttctttagcagaaaagaaccgaaatgtctatcgacgaccggtgattgctagcagatatagtggagagcttgtcttgatacgttcatcgcttcaagctagttgaaaaactgaatacactgattgcctgtcgatcagagccgaactaggcatagatcgtctacatacatctgaatctacatgtctccgatgtattacatcgttccaggtgggagttatctgatatgtgaatatggtaccataacagaattttccatctgaacgaagtgatatatcataatattccgcaaactgtatcacacatctacagaatgtattgcgtgaagttaagacacagcagagtattgggtacataggaccaagtccctgccgggtggcgcgaaactgatgagcgatagacaatagaatcaacaacactgccataagggatagtaagcatgtgactattgtcgaaactatgattaggaggcaaatcaacatcccaagatcaaatttttgttacaacccaatgtaggtattattaaattaggctgtagaaaatgataaatatctgatcacttaggaaccttgcaacaggtaataaatgcccgTAGTCTGTTTTattcgaatacacatgtataaattgttaaaattgccgaatcatacgcggaatttattaaacggatcatgaaattaggactgaaatcataatgatgatagattatcaactttcctttcgtcttgctatttgttaccgttagaatcaccaaactgattggtttcccactacttacaccaatacaacagcacgaaaactgaagtattataatcgcgcgttggaactttcaatatccatatattacatcaatagtgaattcttgtatgtagccagtataaataacagaatcatcaacttcttgaacattcttcaactgaaaacaggatgcttgttttatcaaacatgctcaatctgcacctaaaatctcggatccaaatagttttctaaataaaaattgtatctaaataaaacgtgtaggccaacaaaacatatttgagtaggagtttacaagttacttagcacatgaaaagcagtttaaattaatctattactagatcaacactaatgctcacatttttatattctcatttcatcatggtcctcattgctcgagcggagacgaacaccctggagatggaaaaatcgacagcgctacgataaggaaacgtaacagatgagaaactatcgatacatttatcaattataaaaccccgttttaatgttaacactttgtttctgttttttctgtttttttcgtttcagcaatcaaataaccgaaccaactctactatcttttcgtttcttcttcgttatacttatagtccttctggcactgaaccgagtggtgcgccttccgctttcttactggtgctgtttttcctgtacatttggcatagtgtcggaggtggtgtactgtatttgctatacaacgcactactttcgatattgtgcttggcgtgtggggaagcagtactagtggtgaagcggagggcgccattcggtttagtgccagagggactaaatctatttaatgtatctgaagcttgtgggaccgctttaattccggcgcctgcttgtggaagatcccggtgtgctaaacggtataggacatgttaacgggggaggcttggtaggtcctcacccagcccgtgtctagatgggcggataattgtctgccagggtgtggattgagcaattacaattacaattacaattccaGAGGGCCTAGCATGTTTCGCCATTGGATGTGTAAAATCGgcaacaattttctaaattgcAGTGCACATTCAGCAGTTGATTTGAATTTAAAGTAAACAGTAAATATATGCGAGTTGCAAAATATCCGTGCTTTCATGAATCTCTCCGTAGATTCCTATTTGAATTCCCTtttagggttaccatatttgctctcacctgaaagagtacattttttcaactCTGTAAAAGAGTACTGAAGAGtacacttaaggtgaaacagtttggaatcaaacttctaagattgcactggaacttcaaaggcactaatctcgcgaaagaagcatccaaccaggtccgtcacactcgggctcagattgggtaccacttctagtactgcatttggtccctcggcagtgcaaaaggtacccaagtttgacagatcgcagtacactttgaacggcattctagattaccttatgagccataaaattttgagcaactgcaagggacatgggggtctttaatttgtctttgatccAACGACAGTGTACTTTttgttttggctttgtgcactagtagaaagcttaaggcgaagtaggccgtcattgaaatttgtacgcgttgttgatgattgttgctatttcatatcacgatttcgaatcaaagaaaatcagttggttttgcactgacacagctgaaaaagaaTTAGCATAccttatgcatgttagcgcgtacagtgatacattttcaagtcaatttaAACTATCAagtagagatgtaccgaatattcggccggctgaatatctcgattattttgattttgccgaatattcggtctgccgaataatgaaatctgttattcggccgaataggcCGAATAGTGGCCGAATAATAACATGGATTCCATGGATGGAGTTTGATgctaaatgttaaaaaatgtgatATTTTTTAACGTACTGATTTTACGGTGCTGATTAATACACAAAGCCATTCAATCTTTCACTCGTCTTGCATGGGTTGTATTGTGACATTATTTTTACGTAATCTGAAAgtgctttttatcttggttttgtaaaaaatatgaacgaaaatttatatttttgcatttattatcgcttgtgccactataagAACACATGTGACTGTagtataagctttaatcgctgaaattttttttaatggtattTATGTTTTGCGTttctgagttatggccaattttgtaaaaaatgtgcaaatgtgccattttgagccttttctttgaaaaatcatagctcaagaaagaagcatcgtagaaacaaagttttttttatgaaaatgaaagcaaattttctaaggaatagaaaaaaatgttaactggaaaaagttttccacaatttttttaagatttatgagatctaaaaaggaatcacttgtagaaacaaaaaaaatgtgccagatggatttcgcggaaaattattcgtgcctgatacaagattccattcaaagccattacttcgtacgacctcaagtaacaatacatccatttgtagtttattacaaagacaaatcttcgatcaaagtcttaaattttgttgtaattgctgacattaaaaagcataacacgacatcagtttatgcttt includes:
- the LOC5564212 gene encoding 60S ribosomal protein L29, with translation MAKSKNHTNHNQNQKAHKNGITKPKRQRNESTRGMCQKFLHNLRFSKKGNLSREESLKRAEERKAKFVGQPAPVKL
- the LOC5564254 gene encoding selenocysteine-specific elongation factor; the encoded protein is MLNLNVGILGHVDSGKTTLAKALSSISSTAAFDKNPQSQQRGITLDLGFSAVQVPLPDHLKKADNELLQYTLVDCPGHASLIRTIIGGAQIIDMMILVVDIGKGIQTQTAECLVIGELTCRRMIVALNKVDTVEGSKREKTIEKMKKGLEMALSKTVFAGSPIVEISAASNTNLDRLLEVLVEYSVLPERNYETPFLFAVDHCFAIKGQGTVCTGTVLQGSVRLNEDVEIPKLKLVRKIKSMQMFKQSQQVAKQGDRVGICITQFDPKLLERGLLCKPGYVSDIYAAVLRMNPIKYYKGSLKHKAKFHLTCGYETVMATVTLFRGSNTNFSITEQYEFVQELDQDTISENASIFALLEFDKPIQAVPNALVIGSKLDTDIHSNTCRLAFFGRLNHCCIDKDYPTTFLPQLQIYKEKHKTGTVQRVVNEMELISSGLFKKEGNNRTAFVGLNVQLSTGESGRIEDTFGASSKVKLRFREPLSEATLELLKCRKPSEQVTVVVKYKKFMFRKEGNKIVQ